In Antarcticibacterium arcticum, the genomic stretch GTGATGTTGATATTGCCCTGGCAGCTCCGCAGGAATCCACCACCAATTATTTTTATAAAAATACCGATGCAGATGAACTCCTGTTCATACATAAAGGGAGCGGAAAGCTGCGCACGCACCTTGGGAACCTGGATTTTAAATACGGAGATTATCTCCTTATCCCACGGGGAACCATCTATAAACTGGATTTTGACGATGAGAACAACAGGTTGTTTATTGTAGAATCGAGAAGACCAATTTACACTCCTAAAAGGTATCGAAACTGGTTTGGGCAATTGCTGGAACATTCCCCTTTTTGTGAGCGGGATCTAAGGCAGCCGTATGAACTGGAAACCAATAACGAAAGTGGTGAATTCCTTATAAAAGTCAAGAAACAGGGAGAGATCTTTGATATGATCTATGCGAGCCACCCCTTTGATGTGGTGGGATATGACGGTTTTAATTACCCATATGCCTTCTCCATTCACGATTTCGAGCCTATAACAGGAAGAATTCACCAACCGCCGCCCGTGCACCAGACCTTTGAGACAGATGCTTTTGTGGTGTGTAGTTTTTGCCCCAGAAAATATGATTATCACCCCGAAAGTATTCCCGCCCCATACAGCCATAGCAATATAGACAGTGATGAGGTATTGTATTACGTAGATGGCGATTTTATGAGCCGAAATGATATTGAGGCCGGGCATATATCCCTGCATCCTGCGGGTATTCCCCACGGGCCACATCCCGGGGCCGTAGAACGCAGTATTGGGCAGGTTGAAACCCACGAGCTTGCGGTTATGGTAGATACATTTAAACCTTTAAAGGTGACTGAAGAAGCCATGAAAATAGCAGATGATACTTATTATAAATCCTGGCTGGACCACGATTAAATTCAAATAATTATAATTGGGGGTTCCAATAATTATACGCTTAGTAAAAAGGAAGACTCAATTAAATAACCATAAAATATAGACAATGAGCACAGATAGCACATCATTAAATTTAGAAAAAAAGATTAAGGAAGCCGAGGATTTCCTGCCATTGCTGGGAACAGATTTTGTTGAACTCTATGTTGGGAATGCCAAGCAGGCAGCTTATTATTATCAACAGGCATGGGGCTTCCAACCCGTTGCTTATGCGGGACTGGAAACAGGAAGAAAAGATAGAGTATCCTACGTATTGCAACAAGACAAAATTCGCATAGTGCTTACCTCACCCCTGCAACCGGGAGGAGACATTAATGCACATATTAATAAACATGGAGATGGTGTTAAAGTTGTGGCCTTGTGGGTGGATGATGCCCGTAAAAGTTATGAAGAAACTACCCAACGCGGGGCAGAATCCTATGTTGAGCCATATACTATTGAGGACACCAATGGTACCGTGGTAATCTCGGGGATTCATACCTATGGCGAAACGGTACACCTGTTTATAGAACGAAAAAATTATTCAGGACCATTTTTACCGGGATACAGGGAATATGCACCAAAATTTAAAGCAGCGCCAACCGGATTAAAATATATTGACCACATGGTGGGTAATGTGGGTTGGAATGAAATGAACAAGTGGTGTGAGTTTTATGCCAAAGTAATGGGGTTTGCTCAATTGGTTTCTTTTGATGATAAAGATATCTCAACAGATTATACTGCTTTAATGAGCAAGGTAATGAGCAACGGGAATGGCCGTATCAAATTTCCTATAAATGAACCGGCTGAAGGTAAGCGCAAGTCACAAATAGAAGAATATATAGACTTTTACAATGGTGCCGGAGTACAACATATAGCCCTGGCTACAGATAATATTATTGAAACCGTAACCAATTTAAGAGACCGTGGTGTGGAATTTTTATTCGTTCCGGAAGCTTATTACGATACAGTCCTTGACAGAGTAGGGGAAATAGATGAAGATCTTGCGCCATTAAAGGAGTTGGGAGTACTTATAGACAGGGATGACGAAGGTTATTTATTGCAAATATTCACCAAACCTGTACTGGACCGTCCAACTATGTTTTTTGAGATCATTCAGCGTAAAGGAGCTCAATCTTTTGGAAAAGGGAACTTTAAAGCCCTTTTTGAGGCTATTGAAAGAGAACAGGAAGCAAGAGGAACTTTATAAAATATCAGAAAATTCTGTTTATTTTATAATATAAATGTTATAAAAATACCGGCTAAATAAATTTTGAGTTAAACTTTATTTTGGGGTTGCAAATAAGAGTTAAATGAAAGACTTTTGCACCGCATTTCGGAGTGGTTACCAAAATGTATTAATTTTTTTTCATAATTTAAGTTTTAGTTGGTTAATAAGATAAAAACCCCATCATTAATTTGATGGGGTTTTTTGTTTTAATACATTTGGAATAGAAATTGTAATTCTGCTCAATAGATATGCATTTTAACCCATAGCCAGATCTATTAAAAACTTATAAAATGAAAAACAGGATTGCAATAATTTTCCTTTTAATAATTCTTCCATTAAGTCTGTTTTCTCAGGAGGCATTTGAGCCTGGTGAGTGGTTCAAATTTCGTGTGCATTATGGCCCATTAAATGGGGGTTATGCGACTTTGGAGGTAAAAAACACCAATTTAAATAATAAAGCTACACATCATGTGGTGGGAAAAGGCTGGTCTACCGGGCTTGTGCATGCAGTTTTTAAAGTGAGAGATAATTATGAAACTTTCATAGATAAGGATAATGGCTTGCCACAGCGTTTCATACGTCAAATTGATGAAGGTGGCTATACTAAAGACCTGCAGATTGATTTTAATCAGGCTCAAAGGAAAGCTTATGTGT encodes the following:
- the hppD gene encoding 4-hydroxyphenylpyruvate dioxygenase, whose protein sequence is MSTDSTSLNLEKKIKEAEDFLPLLGTDFVELYVGNAKQAAYYYQQAWGFQPVAYAGLETGRKDRVSYVLQQDKIRIVLTSPLQPGGDINAHINKHGDGVKVVALWVDDARKSYEETTQRGAESYVEPYTIEDTNGTVVISGIHTYGETVHLFIERKNYSGPFLPGYREYAPKFKAAPTGLKYIDHMVGNVGWNEMNKWCEFYAKVMGFAQLVSFDDKDISTDYTALMSKVMSNGNGRIKFPINEPAEGKRKSQIEEYIDFYNGAGVQHIALATDNIIETVTNLRDRGVEFLFVPEAYYDTVLDRVGEIDEDLAPLKELGVLIDRDDEGYLLQIFTKPVLDRPTMFFEIIQRKGAQSFGKGNFKALFEAIEREQEARGTL
- a CDS encoding homogentisate 1,2-dioxygenase, translated to MPFYHKLGEIPHKRHTVFRKPDGSLYYEQLFGTIGFDGMYTNMYHEQRPTQVKEIKGSYSVKPKIAAENNIQSYRLRGFQVMPQPDYLESRKVVLTNSDVDIALAAPQESTTNYFYKNTDADELLFIHKGSGKLRTHLGNLDFKYGDYLLIPRGTIYKLDFDDENNRLFIVESRRPIYTPKRYRNWFGQLLEHSPFCERDLRQPYELETNNESGEFLIKVKKQGEIFDMIYASHPFDVVGYDGFNYPYAFSIHDFEPITGRIHQPPPVHQTFETDAFVVCSFCPRKYDYHPESIPAPYSHSNIDSDEVLYYVDGDFMSRNDIEAGHISLHPAGIPHGPHPGAVERSIGQVETHELAVMVDTFKPLKVTEEAMKIADDTYYKSWLDHD